CCTGAAGAATTTGAATGGCCAGATATGCCAGATTTGTGGAGATACTGTTGGTCTGACTGCCAATGGAGATGTTTTTGTTGCTTGCAATGAATGTGGATTTCCAGTCTGCAGAGCTTGTTATGAATATGAACGAAAAGATGGAAACCAGTCATGCCCCCAGTGCAAGACTAGGTACAAGAGACTTAAAGGTTAGTGTGCTTCATAGATTACTTTGCGTGTGAACTACTTATATTTTGAACCTTAGTTAATATAGTAGTTTTGCATCTTTCAGGGAGTCCACGAGTTGACGGTGATGATGATGAGGACGAGGATGAGGATGATTTGGAAAACGAATTTCTTTACTCTCAAGGAAAGAACAAGGCTAGATCTCAGTGGCAGGTAGATGATGCCGATTTATCTGCATCTTCCAGACGTGAGGCTCATCAACCAATTCGTCTTCTTACCAATGGACAACCAGTAAGTTAACTAGAAAGTATTTTGTTTGCTTGATTTCTCGATTATTTGCCTACCATATGTAAAGCAATACAGTTCGTGTTTATCAATTTTTTAACATGCTTGACAGGTCTCTGGTGAGATTCCCCCGTCTATGCTTGACACTCAATCTGTAAGAAGTACATCTGGACCTTTGGGCCCTGGAGACCGTGTTCACTCCCTTCCATATGTTGACCCCCAGCAACCAGGTAAGTACCAATCaagatatattttaatttatcgtTCCTTCACAAGTCAAGTTTTCTCGTAGCACTGACGATGTCATCAATTTATGTAGTTCCTGTAAGGATTGTTGACCCTTCAAAAGACTTGAATTCTTATGGACTTGGGAACGTTGACTGGAAGGAGAGAGTGGAAGGTTGGAAACTAAAGCAGGACAAAAATATGGGGCAAATGGCCAACCGATACAGTGAAGGAAAAGGAGATACTGAAGGCACTGGGTCAAATGGAGAAGAACTACAAATGTGAGCATCTTtacttttgatttttttatcgtACTTTGACAATAAATATCATTGACTGATAGCTGACTCGTTAATATTTAGAAATCATAATTATTAGTATCATAAACCACAACTAAATTGCAGCTCTGTATAATTTAGATCATGTTTCTTTCATGAAACTTGTTTATGTTAGAGCTCTCTTTACCTTTTCATAGAGACCGCTGATAGTTTGTGTTGATGACAGGGCTGATGATGCTCGCCAACCTATGAGCCGTATCGTTCCCATTTCTTCTTCTCATCTCACTCCTTATCGAGTCATAATCATACTTCGATTAATCATCTTGGGCTTTTTCTTGCAATACCGTTGTACTCATCCAGTGAAGGATGCTTATCCTTTGTGGTTGACATCAGTCATCTGTGAGGTATGGTTTGCGTTTTCGTGGCTTCTCGATCAGTTTCCAAAATGGTACCCCATTAACCGTGAGACTTATCTTGAAAGACTTGCAGTAAGGTTGGTGAATTTTCTGTAATTCTCACAGTTTAGCCCGTCATTTCTGAGTTGAAATGATTCATTGGGTTTAAATTTTCCCCTTAATATATCTTATATGTGCAGATATGATAGAGAGGGTGAGCCCTCCCAGTTAGCACCTATTGATATATTTGTGAGTACAGTGGATCCCATGAAGGAGCCTCCTCTTATTACTGCCAACACTGTGCTGTCCATCCTTTGTGTGGATTACCCTGTCGACAAAGTATCTTGTTATGTTTCTGATGATGGTGCATCTATGCTGACCTTTGAAGCGCTCTCTGAAACTGCGGAATTTGCCAGGAAATGGGTACCTTTCTGCAAGAAGCACAACATTGAACCCAGGGCCCCTGAATTTTATTTTGCTCAGAAGATTGATTACCTTAAGGACAAGATCCAGCCTTCTTTTGTGAAAGAGCGCAGATCAATGAAGGTGAGTCTTAAATATGGtcaataatcatattttttagTTATTTACTTTACCTCTTTAAACTTTGTGCATGGCTTCTGCTTTATCTTATTTTGACCGTCTTAATTTCCATCATGCATTTTGAGAATTAGCAAGATATGTCTAAAAGTttgctttaaattaatttaaaataataaagttaTATGATTCAATACAAGCTACTCGCGTTATACTTTTACCAAGGAAGAAATGAGTTGAACTTATTGTTGAAGTGTCAGAAGTATTAATTCCATTTACATGCACTGGCAACAAATGTTCTGAAACCGGACAAATTTTAGCGGTAAACGTGTGGAGTGAATTTGACAAAATATTTTGCAATCAAAATGCATATGCATAACTATCATCAAAAAAAAAGATTCTACAATCAGACGTACAAGTATAACTGTCATTATGGTACCAAAGGTTCCTCTTGTGATCTTATGTGACGAGGcaggaaacaaaagaaaaatgtaGCACCACTGTATTCACGGCATTTTTCTGCAGAGGGAATACGAAGAATTCAAGGTACGCATCAATGCTCTTGTTGCCAAGGCTCAAAAAATGCCTGAAGAAGGATGGACAATGCAAGATGGAACTTCTTGGCCCGGAAATAACACTCGGGATCATCCGGGAATGATCCAGGTATTTTTATTTCGATGTTTTTTTGCATTCAGGTTATGCCTTTACTATTAACTGTGTTCAAGTTCTCATCTCTTTTCTAATTAACAGGTCTTTCTGGGACATAGCGGGGGCCTTGATACGGATGGAAATGAGCTTCCTCGGTTGGTTTATGTTTCTCGTGAGAAGCGTCCAGGATTTCAACATCACAAGAAAGCTGGAGCTATGAATGCTTTGGTAGGTGATTTATTTTCTTGGGGGGCACGTCGTGGGTGGGCCCGACTTCAATCACAATAATCCCGCTAGATCCCGTTCTTTTGTTTCCATATAATTAGGTTTCGAATTTATCTGTGTGTGGTGTAGGATGTGTATTTAAGCCTATATGAAGAGGTTTGTGACGAATGAAAGGCTAAATATTCCGTATTTTAATCACCTTCTTTCTCTTTTGTTTTTGGTAATTTCAAGTTGTCACTGAATTTCTTTATGATAATATTTATTGTGTGCTTCAGATCCGTGTCTCTGCTGTCCTCACAAATGGAGCATATCTTTTGAATGTCGATTGTGATCACTACTTCAATAACAGTAAAGCTCTTAAAGAAGCCATGTGTTTTATGATGGATCCTGCTTATGGAAAGAAGACTTGCTATGTGCAGTTTCCTCAGCGTTTTGATGGCATCGATTTGCACGATAGATATGCTAACCGCAATATTGTGTTTTTTGATGTGGGTCTCACTTTGCTTTGTTACTACTTAAATTTTGAGATCCTAATATCTCTCTTGTCCCCGCATTTTAACATTGATATGTTTTCCACTTGCAGATCAACTTGAAAGGGTTAGATGGCCTTCAAGGCCCTGTTTATGTGGGAACTGGATGTTGCTTTAATCGGCAAGCTCTGTATGGATACGATCCAGTCCTAACAGAAGAAGACCTGCAACCAAACATTATTGTTAGAAGCTGTTGTGGATCAAGGAAGAAGGGAAAGAGGGCCAATAAAAAGTACATTGATAAGAACCGAGCTGTAAAAAGAACTGAATCCACCATTCCTATCTTTAATGTGGAAGACATGGAAGATGGCGTGGAAGGTATTTGCTTACATAGTTTGATAGTTTTATTTACCATAATGCATATTTTAATATTGTTATCGATGTACTGTTATCTTAGAATTGGATTATTTCCTTCCCAACCCCCACCAccaccaccccccccccccccccccaccaaCCCAACCCCAAAAAAAAACCAGAATTTACCCTGTAGATAGTACAGTCAATTTGGTTCAATTCTGGAAAACGGttacagtaaaaaaaaaaaaaaaaacctttcaTTGAACTCTTTAGTCAACAGAACTGTCTTGTTTTTCATGTGTTCACCCCTAAAGCTATATTTGTACCAGTGATTCTTGTAAAGGCGGTGGCTAACCATTCCTTGTCTTGTACAGGATACGATGATGAGAAGTCGCTTCTTATGTCTCAGAAGAGCTTGGAGAAACGATTTGGTCAATCTCCTGTCTTCATTGCTGCAACCTTTATGGAACAGGGCGGCATTCCACCGTCAACAAATCCTGCCACTCTTTTAAAAGAAGCAATTCATGTTATTAGCTGTGGTTATGAAGATAAAACAGAATGGGGCAAAGAGGTGATGTGAATATATGATGGTTTTACTTTCATTCTGTTATTCTCCATCTGAGTTCTGTATCCTCTAGAATGAAATATTTGTACTTTATCTATATTATTTGTCTTTGTTATAAAAACTCAGTTCATTTTGTTTCTATCATATCAGATTGGGTGGATTTACGGTTCTGTCACAGAAGATATTTTGACTGGTTTCAAAATGCATGCTCGAGGATGGATCTCAATTTATTGTATGCCTCCTCGTCCAGCATTCAAGGGGTCTGCTCCCATCAATCTGTCAGATCGTTTGAACCAGGTCCTTAGGTGGGCTCTCGGATCCATTGAAATTCTTCTAAGCAGGCATTGTCCCATATGGTATGGCTACACTGGGAAACTGCAGCTATTGGAGAGACTGGCTTATATTAACACCATTGTTTATCCGCTCACCTCTATTCCATTGATCGCCTATTGCATTCTTCCTGCTATCTGTCTTCTCACCAACAAATTTATCATTCCAGAGGTGATACACAATACAACTTTTGTGATTTCCTTCCTGAGTTATGTGATTCTAAATCCACTCTTGTGCAGATAAGCAATTTTGCCAGCATGTGGTTCATTCTACTCTTCGTCTCCATTTTTGCTACTGGCATACTTGAAATGAGGTGGGGTGGCGTTACTGTTGAGGACTGGTGGAGGAACGAACAATTTTGGGTCATTGGTGGAACATCAGCCCATCTCTTTGCTGTCTTCCAAGGTCTCTTAAAAGTCCTTGCAGGAATTGATACCAATTTCACTGTCACTTCAAAAGcatctgatgaagatggagaTTTTTCCGAGCTCTATGTGTTCAAATGGACATCCCTCATTATACCTCCCACCACTGTCCTTATCGTAAATTTGGTCGGAATTGTGGCTGGTGTTTCATATGCTATCAACAGTGGATATCAGTCATGGGGTCCCCTTTTCGGGAAATTATTCTTTGCTATCTGGGTTATTGTCCACTTGTATCCTTTCCTGAAAGGTTTGTTAGGCCGGCAAAACCGTACGCCTACAATTGTCATCGTTTGGTCTATTCTACTTGCATCAATTTTCTCTCTGCTTTGGGTGCGAATCGACCCCTTCACATCTGAGGCTACAAAGAGAGCTGCACAAGGTCAGTGTGGTATCAACTGTTAAAGAGTTCTTTTGAATGCCATCTTGTAAGATCAACTCCATGTGATACCAGATACCTGTATTTCGTGTGTATAGTCCGAAAGCAAGGGAAAAAAGGGTCATCTTGGGAACCTCCTTAATTTCTCTTGCCATTTCTATGTAGTGTCTGAATGAGGTTATGGATATTCATCAAACACTGAAGCCCATGTGATTTAGAATACATCATACTTCTTGTATACGCTGTGTAGTGAGCACTCGTGTCGTTACAGCCCTTGTCCCAGTACAGAGGTTTTTACAAACTCgtttatttgttatttttttcgAGTAAATAACCCAAAAGATGTTTGATTTTGGCATGTTTTTAAATAAACGATTGATTTAACTTAATGGTTAATGAACCAGTATCCACAGAATGCCTCACATCTTGCCATATCTCGTTTTTGCCAAGTAGTCAAAAATGAGTGTCGATTCAACTCCAGAAGTGGCTTTTTGCCAGTGAACGAAACTAAACTCTATTTGAGATAAAAATGGAATGAGACCAGGCAGCAGCATTCCTTTCTTGGCATTAACATCAGGACTTTAAAATGGAATAAAGGCGAAAAGATTAAACAGAACCAGAATATAAAATTTCCCGGTGCAACCGAATTGTGTACCAAATTTGAGTAAACTTTAGTCTTTCACCAAATCTGAGATTACAATTAAAATGCAGGAACAATCATATTTCTATAATCAtacttaaaataattaaaacaagaGGATGTTGCAGTAATCAAAAGGCGGAAAAAACAAGGGTGGGTTAAGTATGACCAAAAAAAGGGAAAGGTCAAGACCAAATAACGTTCAGGTCTCAGTCTCAAAATTTTGGTTCTTCTAGATATCAGGAAAAGGACACAACATTCATCAAGTCAATTCGAAAAAATATGTATCCGGCTTTTAGCTTTGGTTATTCATGAAAGAGCTCTTCTACTCGTCCTCTTCTTTATCTACCAAAATTTTCTTGCACGCTTCGTAACACATGAAAGATATCCCAGCTGCAGGCACCAACTTCAAGCAGCTCGGGCCGAGCCCTTTGTACAAACCTTGAATTCCCTCTTGTTCAAGTATGCTGGCAAGAGCGTGAAGCACGTTCCTATACACTTGCCTCCCACCGACAGCACCAACCTGCATGTGCTTACGAGCCACTTCAAGAGGGAAGGTAGCACTACTTGATATAGCACCAGATGCTGATCCAATCAACAGTGTTTCAATATTTCCAATCTTCTCCTGTTTGAAAATTTTTCTATAGACCTTCCGTAACGTGTCATATGCACAGTAGTTGGCAGCAGCATATGGAATCACTCCGATGACACTGGGTACAAGACCTCTATAGAGCTCGCCAGGCCCACCCTCTTGCAATATTTTAACAAAAGCGTCAAGCAGACCATTATAAACTTCTCTCTGCAGTATGGAAACAGGCTATCAAGGGTTCGAtaaagaaattaaaataaacaggaAAATTTTGGTTCTTTCTACCTGAATGGTCAATCGCGTCTTGACTAACTCAAGGGGATAGGTTACAAGAGTTGAGCTAACTCCAGCACAAGCTCCTGCCACCAATGAAGGGGGAACTGGCAATTTGAATTGTTCTCCAGGTCTTGAAGACAAATTCTTGTTGACAGTGTCGTAAACAAGTAACTGTAGTAAAATTAGCAGGTATAAGAAATGGGTAAAAGCGCAATAGAAGCGTAAATACAAGTATTTTTCCATATGTATAAACATTTGATATTCTCTGCTTCATGAGTGGTGTCTGATATACTAGTCAAATAAGCAATGTTTAGCAGGAAATGGGAATTTTAGTTATAGCTTCTTACATAAGACTGCATAAAATAACGAAGGGAACATATGAATGAATTACAGCTTTAAACATAAAGCTTTATGCAAATCACACCAGGAAAGAAGGGATGAGGAAAAGGATGTGGAAATGAGCTTTAAACATAAAACTTTATGCAAATTACATTTTGATATATCTCATCAAAAAGAGATATACATGAACACAAACAAAGCAGTAATCAGCAAACAAAAGATAGCAATGAGTTATATCTCATCAAAATTCATGCCGCAAACAGTGGGAGAGCAAATATTGAAGCCAAACCCATTTATTTACTCCACAAAATAGACAAAATGTTCAGGGCAATAGAATGGAAAGTATCCAACTAACTACAAATAGATTGAACCTAAAAGAAACAAGTAAACAAGCCAGAACAGAATAAAGAAGAAAACATAAAACTAGCACAGAATATCAAATGGGCAAACAAAATTAGTAAGAGAAAAGAAAGATGAGAACAGAAACAAATCACACTTATACCTCAATGGCCTTGCTAGGTGCAACTCGAATCACATTAATGAAATTGCCCTTAAACAATCCAGTCCATCCATCTGCTTGCATAATATTGTGAAACACCTCAGAAGTTGAATGCCCACTACTGCCCACCATCAAGTGAGTCCTAATCGTCTCGAGTGGAGCCACAGCAGTCCTTGAGATCGCTCCAGCTATTCCACCGCTCAATAACCTTCTCAACGAGGGATTCCTAATTTTAACTTTGAGCCCAACtctctttttcttcttcttcgtcGCCCCATTTTCCTCCTCCTGAACACCTAATATCTTAAACCCCTCAGGCAACGAAACATACTTCACAAATAAATCGGCATAAGGTAATTTGAAACCCCCGTTTTCGTTGTTTCCCATTTGCCCAACAGAAGCAAAGAGGCCGCCGCCAGGGTAAAAGTTGCAATCTTGGAGATTCCATCGGAGACCCAAATGAGAATTAAATAGAGACCCATTGTTTCTTACCTCCAAAGCTTGCATTTTTTCTATCCTAGCCATCATCCAACACCTCCAAAAGAATGCCCCCACAGCCTTCTGCAACAGTTTGTGGGCgccttatttttatattttttcccCTTCAAGGGAAAATTTCCGTTTCGAATCAAACTCCTCGAGTTTAAAAGATTTCAAGTCTCCAGGAAGCTAAATCAACTAAAGATTTGATATTGGATAAAACCAACTTTCTCGGAATAAATTACGCTATAAGAACTAAGAAATATATTTCCCCAAATCAAGTCATGTAAGATTTATCTGTCAAAAGAGAAGACTGAGATTTTGGAAGCGGCGAAATCAATGGGGGAGGAGAAGGGGGAGCAACTTACCCTTTTCCGACCCCAGAATGGAAtcgaaataaaatttaaaaaaaaaaacaaacaaacaaagcAAAGCAAAACAGAGCATCGAGCTGATGCCAAAAAATACAAGTACGAAGACacgttttttgttttttccttatttaatattattttgatttattatttCTTAATCCACACCACCTAATAATTACCATACAAGATTGGAATATTGTTtgcaaatttttattaaaaggtCCTCCTTCACAATCCatataaaaaa
This genomic interval from Primulina eburnea isolate SZY01 chromosome 16, ASM2296580v1, whole genome shotgun sequence contains the following:
- the LOC140816228 gene encoding cellulose synthase A catalytic subunit 1 [UDP-forming]-like, translated to MEASAGMVAGSHKRNELVRIRHDSDSGAKPLKNLNGQICQICGDTVGLTANGDVFVACNECGFPVCRACYEYERKDGNQSCPQCKTRYKRLKGSPRVDGDDDEDEDEDDLENEFLYSQGKNKARSQWQVDDADLSASSRREAHQPIRLLTNGQPVSGEIPPSMLDTQSVRSTSGPLGPGDRVHSLPYVDPQQPVPVRIVDPSKDLNSYGLGNVDWKERVEGWKLKQDKNMGQMANRYSEGKGDTEGTGSNGEELQMADDARQPMSRIVPISSSHLTPYRVIIILRLIILGFFLQYRCTHPVKDAYPLWLTSVICEVWFAFSWLLDQFPKWYPINRETYLERLAVRYDREGEPSQLAPIDIFVSTVDPMKEPPLITANTVLSILCVDYPVDKVSCYVSDDGASMLTFEALSETAEFARKWVPFCKKHNIEPRAPEFYFAQKIDYLKDKIQPSFVKERRSMKREYEEFKVRINALVAKAQKMPEEGWTMQDGTSWPGNNTRDHPGMIQVFLGHSGGLDTDGNELPRLVYVSREKRPGFQHHKKAGAMNALIRVSAVLTNGAYLLNVDCDHYFNNSKALKEAMCFMMDPAYGKKTCYVQFPQRFDGIDLHDRYANRNIVFFDINLKGLDGLQGPVYVGTGCCFNRQALYGYDPVLTEEDLQPNIIVRSCCGSRKKGKRANKKYIDKNRAVKRTESTIPIFNVEDMEDGVEGYDDEKSLLMSQKSLEKRFGQSPVFIAATFMEQGGIPPSTNPATLLKEAIHVISCGYEDKTEWGKEIGWIYGSVTEDILTGFKMHARGWISIYCMPPRPAFKGSAPINLSDRLNQVLRWALGSIEILLSRHCPIWYGYTGKLQLLERLAYINTIVYPLTSIPLIAYCILPAICLLTNKFIIPEISNFASMWFILLFVSIFATGILEMRWGGVTVEDWWRNEQFWVIGGTSAHLFAVFQGLLKVLAGIDTNFTVTSKASDEDGDFSELYVFKWTSLIIPPTTVLIVNLVGIVAGVSYAINSGYQSWGPLFGKLFFAIWVIVHLYPFLKGLLGRQNRTPTIVIVWSILLASIFSLLWVRIDPFTSEATKRAAQGQCGINC
- the LOC140815953 gene encoding adenine nucleotide transporter BT1, chloroplastic/mitochondrial-like, with product MMARIEKMQALEVRNNGSLFNSHLGLRWNLQDCNFYPGGGLFASVGQMGNNENGGFKLPYADLFVKYVSLPEGFKILGVQEEENGATKKKKKRVGLKVKIRNPSLRRLLSGGIAGAISRTAVAPLETIRTHLMVGSSGHSTSEVFHNIMQADGWTGLFKGNFINVIRVAPSKAIELLVYDTVNKNLSSRPGEQFKLPVPPSLVAGACAGVSSTLVTYPLELVKTRLTIQREVYNGLLDAFVKILQEGGPGELYRGLVPSVIGVIPYAAANYCAYDTLRKVYRKIFKQEKIGNIETLLIGSASGAISSSATFPLEVARKHMQVGAVGGRQVYRNVLHALASILEQEGIQGLYKGLGPSCLKLVPAAGISFMCYEACKKILVDKEEDE